One Diceros bicornis minor isolate mBicDic1 chromosome 26, mDicBic1.mat.cur, whole genome shotgun sequence DNA segment encodes these proteins:
- the ZSCAN25 gene encoding zinc finger and SCAN domain-containing protein 25 isoform X2, whose translation MAWRVAKPWWPWWRISQRERWRPRRWVACHVQGEQEETALCRGPWETGVHLGPVEVKPEWGMPHGEGVQGLNQGTEEQLSQDPGDGTRAFQEQAFPILQSGPGLPTVNTRDQEMAAGFLTAGSQGLGPFKDMALAFPEEEWRHVTPAQIDCFGEYVEPQDCGVSPPGIGSKEKEEKTQQADLKGVLARVTSERFGEAALQGPELGRICEQEPGSSVGNVPGPPPPQHGVIPLPDDLKTHGSFWKPFQCPECGKGFSRSSNLVRHQRTHEEEKSYGCVECGKGFTLREYLMKHQRTHLGKRPYVCSECWKTFSQRHHLEVHQRSHTGEKPYKCGECWKSFSRRQHLQVHRRTHTGEKPYTCECGKSFSRNANLAVHRRAHTGEKPYGCQVCGKRFSKGERLVRHQRIHTGEKPYHCPACGRSFNQRSILNRHQKTQHRQEALVQ comes from the exons ATGGCCTGGAGAGTGGCAAAGCCCTGGTGGCCCTGGTGGAGGATTTCACAGAGAGAGCGTTGGAGGCCAAGGCGGTGG GTTGCATGCCACGTGCAAGGAGAACAAGAGGAGACAGCACTCTGCAGAGGCCCTTGGGAAACAGGTGTCCACCTGGGGCCAGTGGAGGTCAAGCCCGAGTGGGGGATGCCCCATGGGGAAGGAGTTCAAGGCCTCAACCAAGGCACCGAGGAGCAGCTCAGTCAGGATCCTGGAGATGGGACACGGGCCTTCCAGGAGCAGG CTTTCCCAATTCTTCAGTCTGGTCCTGGCCTTCCCACAGTGAACACCAGAGACCAAGAGATGGCAGCTGGGTTCCTTACAGCTGGATCCCAG GGGTTGGGGCCATTTAAGGATATGGCCCTGGCCTTTCCCGAGGAGGAGTGGAGGCACGTGACCCCAGCCCAGATAGACTGCTTTGGGGAATACGTGGAACCTCAGGACTGTGGGGTCTCACCTCCAG GCATTGGGAgcaaggaaaaggaggaaaaaacccaGCAGGCAGACCTCAAGGGGGTGCTTGCTCGGGTGACGTCAGAGAGGTTTGGGGAAGCCGCTCTCCAGGGCCCTGAGCTTGGAAGAATCTGTGAGCAGGAGCCCGGTAGCTCTGTGGGAAACGTGCCagggcctcctcctccccagcatgGCGTCATACCCCTGCCTGATGACCTCAAGACGCACGGCTCCTTCTGGAAGCCTTTTCAGTGCCCCGAGTGTGGAAAAGGCTTCAGTCGGAGCTCAAATCTTGTCAGACACCAGCGCACCCACGAAGAAGAGAAATCCTATGGCTGCGTTGAGTGTGGGAAAGGGTTCACTCTGAGAGAGTACCTCATGAAGCACCAGAGAACCCACCTGGGAAAGAGACCCTATGTGTGCAGCGAGTGTTGGAAGACCTTCAGTCAGAGGCACCACCTCGAGGTCCACCAGAGGAGTCACACGGGGGAGAAGCCCTACAAATGTGGTGAATGCTGGAAAAGCTTCAGCCGGAGACAGCATCTTCAGGTGCATCGGAGAACTCACACTGGGGAAAAGCCCTACACCTGCGAGTGTGGCAAAAGCTTCAGCAGGAACGCCAACCTGGCCGTGCACCGGCGAGCCCACACCGGGGAGAAGCCGTATGGGTGCCAGGTGTGTGGGAAACGGTTCAGTAAAGGGGAGCGGCTGGTCAGACACCAGAGGATCCACACCGGAGAGAAGCCCTACCACTGCCCTGCCTGTGGGAGGAGCTTCAACCAGAGGTCCATCCTTAATCGACATCAGAAAACTCAGCATCGCCAGGAGGCTCTGGTGCAGTAA
- the ZSCAN25 gene encoding zinc finger and SCAN domain-containing protein 25 isoform X1 translates to MLKERPGMAEEPQQQMGVPVVKLEKELPWGRGREDPSPETFRLRFRQFRYQEAAGPQEALRELQELCRRWLRPELHTKEQILELLVLEQFLTILPREFYAWIREHGLESGKALVALVEDFTERALEAKAVACHVQGEQEETALCRGPWETGVHLGPVEVKPEWGMPHGEGVQGLNQGTEEQLSQDPGDGTRAFQEQAFPILQSGPGLPTVNTRDQEMAAGFLTAGSQGLGPFKDMALAFPEEEWRHVTPAQIDCFGEYVEPQDCGVSPPGIGSKEKEEKTQQADLKGVLARVTSERFGEAALQGPELGRICEQEPGSSVGNVPGPPPPQHGVIPLPDDLKTHGSFWKPFQCPECGKGFSRSSNLVRHQRTHEEEKSYGCVECGKGFTLREYLMKHQRTHLGKRPYVCSECWKTFSQRHHLEVHQRSHTGEKPYKCGECWKSFSRRQHLQVHRRTHTGEKPYTCECGKSFSRNANLAVHRRAHTGEKPYGCQVCGKRFSKGERLVRHQRIHTGEKPYHCPACGRSFNQRSILNRHQKTQHRQEALVQ, encoded by the exons ATGCTTAAAGAGCGTCCAGGGATGGCGGAAGAGCCTCAGCAGCAGATGGGTGTTCCTGTGGTAAAACTGGAGAAGGAGTTGCCatggggcaggggaagggaggaCCCTAGTCCTGAGACTTTCCGTCTGAGGTTTCGGCAGTTCCGCTACCAGGAGGCAGCTGGTCCCCAGGAAGCCCTCAGGGAACTCCAGGAGCTCTGTCGTCGGTGGCTGAGGCCCGAGCTGCACACCAAGGAGCAGATCCTGGAGCTGCTGGTGCTGGAGCAGTTCCTGACCATCCTGCCCCGCGAGTTCTACGCCTGGATTCGGGAGCATGGCCTGGAGAGTGGCAAAGCCCTGGTGGCCCTGGTGGAGGATTTCACAGAGAGAGCGTTGGAGGCCAAGGCG GTTGCATGCCACGTGCAAGGAGAACAAGAGGAGACAGCACTCTGCAGAGGCCCTTGGGAAACAGGTGTCCACCTGGGGCCAGTGGAGGTCAAGCCCGAGTGGGGGATGCCCCATGGGGAAGGAGTTCAAGGCCTCAACCAAGGCACCGAGGAGCAGCTCAGTCAGGATCCTGGAGATGGGACACGGGCCTTCCAGGAGCAGG CTTTCCCAATTCTTCAGTCTGGTCCTGGCCTTCCCACAGTGAACACCAGAGACCAAGAGATGGCAGCTGGGTTCCTTACAGCTGGATCCCAG GGGTTGGGGCCATTTAAGGATATGGCCCTGGCCTTTCCCGAGGAGGAGTGGAGGCACGTGACCCCAGCCCAGATAGACTGCTTTGGGGAATACGTGGAACCTCAGGACTGTGGGGTCTCACCTCCAG GCATTGGGAgcaaggaaaaggaggaaaaaacccaGCAGGCAGACCTCAAGGGGGTGCTTGCTCGGGTGACGTCAGAGAGGTTTGGGGAAGCCGCTCTCCAGGGCCCTGAGCTTGGAAGAATCTGTGAGCAGGAGCCCGGTAGCTCTGTGGGAAACGTGCCagggcctcctcctccccagcatgGCGTCATACCCCTGCCTGATGACCTCAAGACGCACGGCTCCTTCTGGAAGCCTTTTCAGTGCCCCGAGTGTGGAAAAGGCTTCAGTCGGAGCTCAAATCTTGTCAGACACCAGCGCACCCACGAAGAAGAGAAATCCTATGGCTGCGTTGAGTGTGGGAAAGGGTTCACTCTGAGAGAGTACCTCATGAAGCACCAGAGAACCCACCTGGGAAAGAGACCCTATGTGTGCAGCGAGTGTTGGAAGACCTTCAGTCAGAGGCACCACCTCGAGGTCCACCAGAGGAGTCACACGGGGGAGAAGCCCTACAAATGTGGTGAATGCTGGAAAAGCTTCAGCCGGAGACAGCATCTTCAGGTGCATCGGAGAACTCACACTGGGGAAAAGCCCTACACCTGCGAGTGTGGCAAAAGCTTCAGCAGGAACGCCAACCTGGCCGTGCACCGGCGAGCCCACACCGGGGAGAAGCCGTATGGGTGCCAGGTGTGTGGGAAACGGTTCAGTAAAGGGGAGCGGCTGGTCAGACACCAGAGGATCCACACCGGAGAGAAGCCCTACCACTGCCCTGCCTGTGGGAGGAGCTTCAACCAGAGGTCCATCCTTAATCGACATCAGAAAACTCAGCATCGCCAGGAGGCTCTGGTGCAGTAA